One Halostella limicola genomic window carries:
- a CDS encoding DUF7311 family protein gives MTVRVVIAAVIAAAVVAAALPAVDTGRERATDRQVRGELDDLERAAGALLATEEAAWDETAAPQRAVSVTLPGRSWRRASVDRVVIRPAADGGARITYAVDGRRARNRTLAVPLRPAEADALVLRGSGDHRLRLRLVREDGERVVVVDRHGR, from the coding sequence GTGACGGTCCGCGTCGTGATAGCCGCCGTGATCGCGGCGGCCGTCGTCGCGGCAGCGCTGCCGGCCGTCGATACCGGACGCGAGCGCGCGACCGACCGGCAGGTGCGCGGCGAACTCGACGACCTCGAACGCGCGGCCGGGGCGCTGCTCGCGACCGAGGAGGCGGCGTGGGACGAGACGGCCGCCCCTCAGCGCGCGGTCAGCGTCACGTTACCGGGACGGAGCTGGCGGCGCGCGAGCGTGGACCGAGTCGTGATCCGCCCGGCGGCCGACGGAGGGGCCAGAATCACCTACGCCGTCGACGGGAGACGGGCGAGAAACCGGACGCTCGCCGTCCCGCTCCGTCCTGCCGAGGCCGACGCGCTCGTACTCCGCGGGAGCGGCGACCACCGGCTCCGGCTGCGGCTGGTCCGTGAAGACGGGGAGCGCGTCGTAGTCGTCGACCGCCACGGCCGGTAA
- a CDS encoding ATPase, T2SS/T4P/T4SS family, whose translation MRGIFDRFGAADDGPCGCRPSFDDDRLVVDADDCEGEGRLADAPDCRATVIDALAERDADAVLTRSDGVERAYEGESAALLVAAGRFVETIAFRDETLASRARRDPLRAARDAAGRAAPVNDAAAETGLVELAERAAGYEDALRPAVGTVVAGSRVRSRPPADAELVDVHDLDTGATVRVYAGEGDALRTYHVAPVEDDLSAAATATLAQAYEALATGAVEGGDRAPGRAVRRVADESTPVTTLAAVLRKHARGFGVLEDLFGDPRVSDVYATAPVTENALRVTVDGETMRTNVRLTADGAAALASGFRRTSGRAFSRAAPTLDAAAETTAGQRIRVAGVTDPISDGVAFAFRDRGEDAWTLPGLVANGTVPADAAALLSVAVERSAAGLVAGARGAGKTTTLGALLWELAAATRVVAIEDTPEIPVAALQRAGRDVQTIRTSVDDGPGIASTEALRTALRLGEGALVLGEVRGEEARVLYEAMRVGANESAVLGTIHGEGGESVRERVVADLGVPVSSFTATDVVVTLEAHRDGGERARRVRSIEEVIAGDDGVRFEPLFAVVGDALAPTGRLAHGESHLLQTLARPDETYADLRMRIDERRGLLARLADEDRTRPADVTEAYAREGR comes from the coding sequence ATGAGAGGGATCTTCGACCGGTTCGGAGCGGCGGACGACGGCCCGTGCGGGTGCCGCCCGTCGTTCGACGACGACCGCCTCGTCGTCGACGCGGACGACTGTGAGGGCGAGGGCCGACTCGCCGACGCCCCGGACTGTCGGGCGACGGTGATCGACGCGCTCGCCGAGCGCGACGCCGACGCGGTGCTCACCCGCTCGGACGGCGTCGAGCGCGCCTACGAGGGCGAGAGCGCGGCCCTGCTCGTCGCCGCCGGGCGGTTCGTCGAGACGATCGCCTTCCGCGACGAGACGCTGGCTTCGCGGGCGCGACGCGACCCGCTCCGCGCGGCCCGCGACGCCGCCGGGCGGGCGGCCCCGGTGAACGACGCGGCCGCGGAGACGGGCCTCGTCGAACTGGCCGAGCGCGCCGCGGGGTACGAGGACGCGCTCCGCCCCGCCGTCGGCACGGTCGTCGCGGGCTCCCGCGTCCGGTCGCGACCGCCCGCCGACGCCGAACTCGTCGACGTGCATGACCTCGACACCGGCGCGACCGTCCGAGTCTACGCAGGCGAGGGCGACGCGCTCCGGACGTACCACGTCGCGCCCGTCGAGGACGACCTCTCCGCTGCCGCGACCGCGACGCTGGCACAGGCGTACGAGGCGCTGGCGACCGGCGCGGTCGAGGGCGGCGACCGCGCCCCGGGCCGCGCCGTTCGCCGGGTCGCCGACGAGAGTACGCCGGTGACGACTCTTGCCGCTGTCCTCCGGAAACACGCGCGGGGCTTCGGCGTGCTGGAGGACCTGTTCGGCGACCCCCGCGTCTCCGACGTGTACGCCACCGCGCCGGTCACCGAGAACGCGCTTCGCGTCACGGTGGACGGCGAGACGATGCGGACGAACGTCCGCCTCACGGCCGACGGCGCGGCGGCGCTCGCCTCGGGGTTCCGGCGGACGAGCGGCCGGGCGTTCTCCCGGGCCGCGCCGACGCTCGACGCCGCCGCGGAGACGACCGCGGGCCAGCGCATCCGCGTTGCGGGAGTCACCGACCCGATCAGCGACGGCGTCGCCTTCGCTTTCCGCGACCGCGGCGAGGACGCCTGGACGCTCCCGGGCCTCGTGGCGAACGGGACCGTCCCGGCGGACGCCGCGGCCCTGCTGTCGGTCGCCGTCGAGCGCAGCGCCGCGGGTCTGGTCGCCGGCGCGCGGGGCGCGGGGAAGACGACGACGCTCGGCGCACTCCTCTGGGAGCTCGCCGCGGCGACGCGCGTCGTCGCCATCGAGGACACGCCGGAGATCCCGGTCGCCGCGCTCCAACGGGCTGGGCGCGACGTCCAGACGATCCGCACGTCGGTCGACGACGGGCCGGGCATCGCGTCGACCGAAGCGCTCCGCACCGCGCTCCGGCTCGGGGAGGGGGCGCTCGTCCTCGGCGAGGTGCGCGGCGAGGAGGCACGCGTGTTGTACGAGGCGATGCGCGTCGGCGCGAACGAGAGCGCGGTCCTCGGCACCATCCACGGCGAGGGCGGCGAGAGCGTCCGCGAGCGCGTCGTCGCCGACCTCGGGGTCCCGGTCTCGTCGTTCACCGCGACGGACGTCGTCGTCACGCTCGAAGCCCACCGGGACGGCGGCGAGCGCGCGCGGCGCGTCCGATCGATCGAGGAGGTGATCGCCGGCGACGACGGCGTCCGCTTCGAACCGCTGTTCGCCGTCGTGGGCGACGCTCTCGCCCCCACCGGCCGCCTCGCCCACGGTGAGAGTCACCTGCTCCAGACGCTCGCTCGCCCCGACGAGACGTACGCCGACCTCCGAATGCGGATCGACGAGCGCAGGGGACTGCTCGCCCGACTCGCGGACGAGGACCGCACGCGCCCCGCCGACGTGACGGAGGCATACGCGAGAGAGGGCCGGTAG
- a CDS encoding type II secretion system protein: protein MLTAILGTLARCSPIDADPDADLRRSLGFLDAEVSPETVATAGYGAAGVVAALAVPVIVLVPGRWFRTTLLAAVAAALVAAHALRRGPVVLARARRTAALGDAPGLVARAVLRMQIEPAVETAAGFAARTGRGPLAESLDGHVRRADGTPRSGLAGFADEWDAWFPAITRATHLIAAAAAAPSGERSRTLDRALTAALDGTRDRMAAFASDVHAPATGLYAFGVLLPLALVAVVPAAGVAGAPVTLPLFVFAYDAVLPLGLVSGSAWLLLRRPVAFPPPAVSRSHPDVPDRRWPPVAIGGAAGALAAAGSALLLPVWTAWVAGVGVGVGATLVRWYRPIVEVRERVRSVEEGLVDALYLVGRRVAEGEAVESAVERAAEEVGGATGEVLTAASRRGRQLGVGVRESFLGEYGALADVPSPRTRSTAALLAIAAVEGRPAGRAVVAMADHVEELQTVEREAQRELARVTGTLRSTASAFGPLVAGTTVALAGGIGGADLGGSALPVPGLGLAVGAYVLLLAVVLAALSAGLEHGLDRAVVGYRAGRALCSATLVYLVAFAAGGALVNV, encoded by the coding sequence ATGCTGACCGCGATCCTCGGGACGCTCGCGCGGTGCTCCCCGATCGACGCCGATCCCGACGCCGACCTCCGGCGGTCGCTGGGCTTTCTCGACGCTGAGGTCAGCCCGGAGACGGTCGCGACCGCGGGGTACGGCGCGGCGGGGGTCGTCGCCGCACTCGCCGTCCCCGTGATCGTTCTGGTTCCGGGGCGCTGGTTCCGCACGACCCTGCTGGCCGCCGTCGCAGCCGCGCTCGTCGCCGCCCACGCCCTCCGTCGCGGGCCGGTCGTGCTCGCGCGGGCCCGACGGACCGCCGCGCTCGGCGACGCGCCGGGACTCGTCGCCCGCGCCGTGTTGCGGATGCAGATCGAACCCGCGGTCGAGACTGCGGCCGGCTTCGCCGCCCGGACGGGCAGAGGGCCGCTCGCGGAGAGCCTCGACGGCCACGTCCGACGCGCAGACGGGACGCCACGGTCGGGGCTCGCGGGCTTCGCCGACGAGTGGGACGCGTGGTTCCCGGCGATCACCCGGGCGACGCACCTGATCGCGGCCGCCGCGGCGGCCCCCTCCGGCGAGCGGAGTCGGACGCTCGACCGGGCCCTGACCGCCGCGCTCGACGGTACCCGCGACCGGATGGCGGCGTTCGCGAGCGACGTGCACGCGCCGGCGACCGGGCTGTACGCGTTCGGCGTCTTGCTCCCGCTCGCGCTGGTCGCCGTCGTCCCCGCGGCGGGCGTCGCCGGCGCGCCGGTGACGCTCCCGCTGTTCGTCTTCGCGTACGACGCGGTGCTCCCGCTCGGCCTCGTCTCCGGGAGCGCGTGGCTCCTCCTCCGGCGGCCCGTCGCCTTCCCGCCGCCGGCGGTCTCGCGGTCCCATCCCGACGTCCCCGACCGGCGCTGGCCGCCGGTCGCTATCGGCGGCGCGGCCGGCGCGCTCGCCGCGGCGGGGAGCGCTCTGCTCCTCCCGGTCTGGACGGCGTGGGTCGCCGGCGTCGGGGTCGGGGTCGGCGCGACGCTCGTCCGCTGGTACCGCCCCATCGTCGAGGTGCGCGAGCGCGTCCGGTCGGTCGAGGAGGGCCTCGTCGACGCGCTCTACCTCGTCGGCCGCCGCGTCGCCGAGGGGGAGGCGGTCGAGTCCGCCGTCGAGCGGGCCGCGGAGGAGGTGGGCGGCGCGACCGGCGAGGTGTTGACCGCCGCGAGCCGCCGGGGGCGCCAGCTCGGCGTCGGCGTCCGCGAGTCCTTCCTCGGCGAGTACGGCGCGCTCGCGGACGTGCCGAGCCCGCGGACCAGAAGCACCGCCGCTCTGCTGGCCATCGCCGCGGTCGAGGGGCGACCCGCGGGACGGGCGGTCGTCGCGATGGCCGACCACGTCGAGGAGCTCCAGACGGTCGAACGGGAGGCCCAGCGCGAACTGGCCCGCGTGACGGGGACGCTCCGGAGCACGGCGAGCGCGTTCGGCCCGCTCGTGGCCGGCACGACGGTCGCGCTGGCCGGCGGCATCGGCGGCGCGGACCTCGGCGGGAGCGCGCTCCCCGTCCCCGGGCTCGGACTGGCCGTCGGCGCGTACGTCCTCCTGCTCGCGGTCGTCCTCGCGGCGCTCTCGGCCGGGCTCGAACACGGCCTCGACCGCGCCGTCGTCGGCTACCGCGCCGGTCGCGCCCTCTGCTCCGCGACGCTGGTCTACCTGGTCGCGTTCGCCGCCGGCGGCGCGCTGGTGAACGTTTAA
- a CDS encoding DUF7283 family protein, producing the protein MFDAPVDTWYLAVGVALAGVAFAGVAADLPTRAPPDAAGAAATIDAVAASERPGTAEHPVDAPEIKLGPHRVALRNGGGTASETFAYGPVTPVTDGGPLATVLRGRDPVRVFPSPDALRRAAAAARERDPEWRRADGRIVVRTITWEGTRVTLVDA; encoded by the coding sequence ATGTTCGACGCGCCAGTGGACACGTGGTACCTCGCCGTCGGCGTGGCGCTCGCGGGCGTCGCGTTCGCCGGCGTCGCCGCCGACCTGCCGACCCGCGCGCCGCCCGACGCGGCTGGGGCGGCCGCGACGATCGACGCCGTCGCGGCGAGCGAACGGCCGGGCACGGCCGAACACCCGGTCGACGCGCCGGAGATCAAACTCGGCCCGCACCGGGTCGCTCTGCGCAACGGCGGCGGCACGGCGAGCGAGACGTTCGCTTACGGCCCCGTGACCCCGGTCACCGACGGGGGGCCGCTGGCGACGGTTCTCCGCGGCAGGGACCCGGTTCGGGTCTTCCCGTCGCCCGACGCGCTCCGCCGCGCCGCGGCGGCCGCGAGGGAGCGCGACCCCGAGTGGCGGCGCGCGGACGGTCGTATCGTGGTCCGAACGATCACCTGGGAGGGTACTCGTGTCACGCTCGTCGACGCGTAG
- a CDS encoding DUF7285 family protein, with protein sequence MSRSSTRRGQTEPLAVLAALFAVGAGIALYAGVVDTSLGGRDAPDADPTVDRVRSEVSENGVVDPTALSAASEVGPDGRSVRIELRADGREWTAGPESPPDARSASRRVSVRVAPGKVRVGRLRAEVWS encoded by the coding sequence GTGTCACGCTCGTCGACGCGTAGGGGCCAGACCGAACCGCTGGCCGTCCTCGCCGCGCTGTTCGCCGTCGGGGCAGGGATCGCCCTGTACGCCGGGGTCGTCGACACGAGTCTCGGCGGGCGCGACGCCCCCGACGCCGACCCGACGGTCGACCGCGTGCGGAGCGAGGTCTCGGAGAACGGCGTCGTCGATCCGACGGCCCTCTCGGCGGCGAGCGAGGTCGGTCCCGACGGCCGCAGCGTCCGGATCGAACTGCGCGCCGACGGGCGGGAGTGGACCGCCGGTCCCGAATCGCCGCCGGACGCCCGGTCGGCGTCGCGGCGGGTGAGCGTCCGCGTAGCGCCGGGGAAGGTCCGGGTCGGGCGGCTCCGCGCGGAGGTGTGGTCGTGA
- a CDS encoding DUF7284 family protein, protein MTDRAVSTVVDAALCLLLVSGAVATLVALPEEPEPSRADAADDAANAVGASTARVNYTLAAGDRDLERSAHGTLAEHLADAAVANASVRGRPLSNASDGFERAATALVAAELARPNGSVAVRARWEPYPDAPIGGEASAGVAPPPGADVHVATLTVPSGAAMNREDARSAADDGYRSVARVAAHGVVETLFPPEETALSLQDPATESATVARYRRAAGLFGSQVDVDGPDDVPRANDRLADALVDEFAGDLASRYDTPRAAADAVAVGEVRITVRAWER, encoded by the coding sequence GTGACCGACCGCGCCGTCAGCACGGTCGTCGACGCGGCCCTGTGCCTGCTGCTCGTCAGCGGCGCGGTCGCCACGCTGGTCGCGCTCCCCGAGGAGCCGGAGCCGTCGCGCGCCGACGCCGCCGACGATGCGGCGAACGCCGTCGGCGCGAGCACGGCGCGGGTGAACTACACGCTCGCCGCCGGCGATCGCGACCTGGAGCGGTCGGCCCACGGCACGCTGGCCGAGCATCTCGCCGACGCCGCGGTGGCGAACGCGTCGGTCCGCGGCCGCCCGCTCTCGAACGCGAGCGACGGGTTCGAACGGGCGGCGACGGCGCTCGTCGCGGCGGAGCTGGCCCGTCCGAACGGCTCCGTGGCGGTCCGCGCCCGCTGGGAACCCTACCCCGACGCGCCGATCGGCGGGGAAGCGAGCGCGGGCGTCGCCCCGCCCCCGGGCGCCGACGTCCACGTGGCGACGCTAACGGTACCGAGCGGGGCGGCGATGAACCGCGAGGACGCCCGATCCGCGGCCGATGATGGCTACCGAAGCGTCGCCCGGGTCGCCGCGCACGGCGTCGTCGAGACGCTGTTCCCGCCGGAGGAGACGGCGCTGTCGCTGCAGGATCCCGCGACGGAATCCGCGACGGTCGCCCGCTACCGTCGCGCGGCGGGGCTGTTCGGTTCCCAGGTCGACGTCGACGGACCGGACGACGTCCCCCGCGCGAACGACCGCCTCGCCGACGCCCTCGTCGACGAGTTCGCGGGCGACCTCGCGTCACGGTACGACACCCCCCGCGCTGCCGCCGACGCGGTCGCGGTTGGCGAGGTCCGCATCACCGTCAGGGCGTGGGAACGATGA
- a CDS encoding DUF7286 family protein yields the protein MRLADDDRGRVPFALVGVLLLVGSATLGVSLLDDGRRGADLDADAAMNRGDAAAQTALRSAVADASRRAAAEPVLEPADTPYGRAINDTEPFRDYLRIRIYLAVRDRLAAVDERVRSVRVRASLPPVTNESTLRAAKRRVSVERGGEGRIRVAVRNVSLVAARNGERIASGERSLRATVPTPALLLHDRVERYEERLNRGALDGAGFGRRFTARLYAMAWARGYAQYGGGPISNVVGNRHVELAANGAALETQRAVFGRADPAGRAGLARGTARVGLTDALAGSGVGGQEWVDYVLGNGDPPTGSVPGRVAALADRPSASTEMTVGVNRTADAATYDLLAGGDGERTLETVLDDAYAVDARLVTNVRPVYSEVEPPSEPDGEGWVLNDTERRRTYEVAEGSAVAPSLAEGYHELATYSRVVAETTVVHREWVRENETATTVDRRTTRYRVGLRVAGSHSAGELVPDRPVAGVHREGGALDGPNHRAVASRATRKLVTDRGGASALARRAVADGDAEAETRLAARQPDALGGWVYRDLMDLRERVRNVSVAVERGAMGTSANPPAELAATLRDRRAALVDAPDRYDGVADRARVAARAAYVDRTIARLERQADAVDETQSEFGDALGRVGAVTDDRLDALVDARDAVTRPGRHLVRADGGAVAVRVNGAPSYLTVAGVDADRLPAVTAGETYHPLAARNVNAVTVPYGDAADRITGKFVDDTTRVDLRTAARTLHETNRILAVTDDAELADRRDELREAVEPALDSVTAEAATELAAATTLEEGAAHDAAMAGLRRWDSTGARALAMANGSAAGAIADAAAARGDTPDGEAWRDRVRTRLAVATTRASDKRAVRPPEGPVRDAADHLRGMARDRIQSAVEQGLENASERVTERLTKGRSAVPAGVPVTPVPGYWYATANAWQVNVSGEYARFTVRTGRAAPTAPGGTVAYSRDGSTVTLDVDGDGSPDRLGRATRVSFDAETTVLVVVPPGKSGVGDVDGQRTEESPGWPDAGTSAPAM from the coding sequence ATGAGGCTGGCCGACGACGACCGCGGGCGGGTCCCGTTCGCGCTGGTCGGCGTGCTGCTGCTGGTCGGCAGCGCGACCCTCGGCGTCTCGTTACTCGACGACGGTCGCCGCGGCGCGGACCTCGACGCCGACGCCGCCATGAACCGCGGCGACGCCGCCGCGCAGACGGCGCTCCGGAGCGCGGTCGCCGACGCGAGCAGGCGGGCGGCGGCGGAGCCGGTCCTCGAACCCGCTGACACCCCGTACGGCAGAGCGATCAACGACACCGAACCGTTCCGCGACTACCTGCGGATACGGATCTACCTCGCCGTTCGGGACCGCCTCGCGGCCGTCGACGAGCGCGTCAGGAGCGTTCGGGTTCGGGCGTCGCTCCCGCCCGTGACGAACGAGTCCACCCTCCGAGCGGCGAAGCGGCGCGTGTCGGTCGAGCGCGGCGGGGAGGGCCGCATCCGTGTCGCGGTGCGAAACGTCTCGCTGGTCGCTGCGCGGAACGGCGAGCGGATCGCGAGCGGGGAGCGCTCGCTCCGCGCGACGGTGCCGACGCCCGCGCTCCTGCTGCACGACCGCGTCGAGCGGTACGAGGAGCGACTGAACCGCGGGGCGCTCGACGGGGCGGGCTTCGGACGGCGGTTCACGGCCCGGCTGTACGCGATGGCCTGGGCGCGGGGCTACGCCCAGTACGGCGGCGGCCCGATCTCGAACGTCGTCGGGAACCGCCACGTCGAACTGGCCGCCAACGGGGCGGCGCTGGAGACCCAGCGGGCCGTGTTCGGGCGCGCGGACCCGGCGGGGCGGGCGGGCCTCGCCCGGGGGACCGCTCGCGTCGGACTCACCGACGCGCTGGCGGGGAGCGGCGTCGGCGGGCAGGAGTGGGTGGACTACGTCCTCGGCAACGGCGACCCGCCGACCGGTTCGGTCCCCGGGCGAGTCGCCGCCCTCGCCGACCGGCCGTCCGCGTCGACCGAGATGACGGTCGGGGTGAACCGCACCGCGGACGCCGCGACGTACGACCTGCTCGCGGGGGGAGACGGCGAGCGGACGCTGGAGACCGTTCTCGACGACGCCTACGCGGTCGACGCTCGGCTCGTGACGAACGTGCGGCCGGTGTACTCCGAGGTCGAGCCCCCATCCGAGCCCGACGGCGAGGGGTGGGTGCTGAACGACACGGAGCGGCGGAGGACCTACGAGGTCGCGGAGGGGTCGGCCGTCGCGCCGTCCCTCGCGGAGGGGTATCACGAACTGGCGACCTACAGCCGGGTCGTGGCCGAGACCACCGTCGTCCACCGCGAGTGGGTGCGGGAGAACGAGACGGCGACGACCGTCGATCGTCGGACGACCCGCTACCGCGTCGGCCTCCGCGTGGCGGGGTCGCACTCGGCGGGCGAACTCGTCCCCGACCGCCCCGTGGCCGGCGTCCACCGCGAGGGCGGCGCGCTGGACGGTCCGAACCACCGAGCGGTAGCGTCCCGGGCGACCCGGAAGCTCGTGACTGACCGCGGCGGAGCGAGCGCCCTGGCGCGGCGAGCAGTCGCCGACGGCGACGCGGAAGCCGAAACGAGGCTCGCAGCGCGTCAACCCGACGCCCTCGGCGGGTGGGTGTACCGCGATCTGATGGATCTCCGCGAGCGCGTGCGCAACGTCTCGGTCGCTGTCGAGCGCGGCGCGATGGGGACGAGCGCGAACCCGCCCGCCGAACTCGCCGCGACGCTGCGGGACCGGCGGGCCGCTCTCGTCGACGCGCCCGACCGCTACGACGGCGTCGCAGACCGGGCCCGCGTCGCCGCCCGCGCCGCGTACGTCGACCGGACTATCGCCCGCCTGGAGCGGCAGGCGGACGCCGTCGACGAGACGCAGTCGGAGTTCGGCGACGCGCTCGGTCGGGTCGGCGCGGTCACCGACGACCGACTCGACGCCCTGGTCGACGCGCGCGACGCGGTCACCCGCCCCGGCCGGCACCTCGTGCGTGCTGACGGGGGCGCGGTGGCGGTCCGGGTCAACGGCGCGCCGTCGTATCTCACCGTCGCGGGCGTCGACGCCGACCGCCTGCCCGCGGTGACCGCCGGCGAGACGTACCACCCGCTCGCCGCCCGCAACGTGAACGCGGTGACAGTCCCCTACGGCGACGCCGCCGACCGCATCACCGGCAAGTTCGTCGACGACACCACCCGGGTCGACCTCCGGACGGCGGCGCGGACGCTGCACGAGACGAACCGGATCCTCGCGGTGACCGACGACGCGGAACTGGCGGACCGGCGCGACGAACTGCGCGAGGCGGTCGAACCGGCCCTCGACAGCGTCACCGCGGAGGCGGCGACGGAGTTGGCCGCGGCCACGACGCTCGAAGAGGGTGCGGCCCACGATGCGGCCATGGCGGGCCTTCGCCGCTGGGACTCGACCGGGGCCCGGGCGCTGGCGATGGCGAACGGATCGGCCGCGGGAGCGATCGCCGACGCCGCGGCCGCCCGGGGCGACACGCCGGACGGTGAGGCGTGGCGGGACAGGGTCCGGACGCGCCTCGCCGTGGCGACGACGAGGGCGAGCGACAAACGAGCGGTGCGGCCGCCGGAGGGGCCCGTCCGGGACGCGGCGGACCACCTCCGCGGGATGGCCCGGGACCGCATTCAGTCCGCGGTCGAACAGGGGCTCGAAAACGCGTCGGAGCGGGTGACGGAGCGCCTGACGAAAGGACGGAGCGCCGTCCCCGCCGGGGTCCCGGTGACGCCCGTCCCGGGGTACTGGTACGCCACGGCCAACGCCTGGCAGGTGAACGTCTCCGGCGAGTACGCGCGCTTCACCGTCAGGACCGGCCGCGCCGCGCCCACCGCGCCCGGCGGTACCGTCGCCTACTCGCGCGACGGGTCGACGGTGACGCTCGACGTGGACGGCGACGGGAGCCCGGACCGCCTCGGCCGCGCGACGCGGGTGTCGTTCGACGCGGAGACGACCGTCCTCGTCGTCGTTCCGCCGGGCAAGAGCGGCGTCGGCGACGTGGACGGCCAGCGCACCGAGGAGTCCCCCGGGTGGCCGGATGCGGGGACGAGCGCGCCCGCGATGTGA
- a CDS encoding DUF5791 family protein, whose protein sequence is MFHEQRMDVDGLTPADLRAEYEADLADAVEAVGIDAAVEETTLDRDALTALVEDESPSLSLEEAAQVQSLADGVADAETVVEMACEHLLLGMTTGVMDVDAVSRDLAIDLDPKEVQQKIERRAPMSFDEFVHVQHAIANGQP, encoded by the coding sequence ATGTTCCACGAGCAGCGGATGGACGTCGACGGGCTGACGCCGGCGGACCTGCGGGCGGAGTACGAGGCCGACCTCGCCGACGCGGTCGAGGCGGTCGGGATAGACGCGGCCGTCGAGGAGACGACCCTCGATCGCGACGCACTGACGGCCCTCGTCGAAGACGAATCGCCGTCGCTGAGCCTGGAGGAGGCCGCGCAGGTCCAGTCGCTGGCCGACGGCGTCGCCGACGCCGAGACGGTCGTCGAGATGGCCTGCGAGCACCTCTTGTTGGGGATGACGACCGGCGTGATGGACGTCGACGCCGTCTCGCGGGACCTGGCGATCGACCTCGACCCGAAGGAGGTCCAGCAGAAGATCGAGCGCCGCGCGCCGATGAGCTTCGACGAGTTCGTCCACGTCCAGCACGCCATCGCGAACGGGCAGCCGTAG
- a CDS encoding SDR family oxidoreductase gives MNVAILGCGYVGLELGRQLRERGHEVVGVRRSDGGIEAVERAGLEPVRADVTDRDDLDRVPDADALVFAASSGGRGADAARRVYVEGLRTVVNAFGERSSPPERLVYTSSTGVYGDHGGDWVDEATPLEPTTEKTEVLVEAERIARETAAEHGIDGTVARFAGLYGPDRYRLERYVEGPVTEGYLNMVHRDDAAGAVRYLLEGDLARDEAVLVVDDEPVSKWEFADWLAAECGEDPPEKRTKAERLADGTLSETARRRLRTSKRCSNDRLRSLGYEPAYPTFREGYAAAIDAYLGDGP, from the coding sequence ATGAACGTCGCCATTCTCGGGTGCGGGTACGTCGGCCTCGAACTCGGCCGCCAGTTGCGCGAACGCGGTCACGAGGTCGTCGGCGTCCGGCGGTCGGACGGCGGTATCGAGGCGGTCGAGCGGGCGGGGTTGGAGCCCGTGCGGGCAGACGTGACGGACCGGGACGACCTCGATCGCGTCCCGGACGCCGACGCGCTGGTGTTCGCGGCCAGCTCGGGCGGTCGCGGCGCCGACGCGGCCCGACGCGTCTACGTCGAGGGGCTGCGAACGGTCGTCAATGCATTCGGCGAGCGGTCGTCGCCGCCGGAGCGGCTCGTCTACACGTCGAGCACCGGCGTGTACGGCGACCACGGCGGCGACTGGGTCGACGAGGCGACGCCGCTGGAGCCGACGACCGAGAAGACCGAGGTGCTCGTCGAGGCGGAGCGGATCGCGCGAGAGACGGCCGCGGAACACGGCATCGACGGCACCGTCGCTCGGTTCGCGGGGCTGTACGGCCCCGACAGGTACCGGCTGGAGCGCTACGTCGAGGGGCCCGTCACCGAGGGGTACCTGAACATGGTCCATCGCGACGACGCCGCCGGGGCAGTGCGATACCTGCTGGAGGGGGACCTGGCCCGCGACGAGGCGGTGCTCGTGGTCGACGACGAACCCGTCTCGAAGTGGGAGTTCGCCGACTGGCTGGCGGCGGAGTGCGGCGAGGACCCGCCGGAGAAGCGCACCAAGGCGGAGCGGCTGGCCGACGGAACCCTCTCCGAGACTGCGCGGCGGCGGCTCCGGACGAGCAAGCGCTGCTCGAACGACAGGCTCCGGTCCCTCGGGTACGAACCGGCGTATCCGACGTTCAGAGAGGGGTACGCAGCCGCGATCGACGCGTATCTCGGTGATGGCCCGTAG